The proteins below are encoded in one region of Pristis pectinata isolate sPriPec2 chromosome 37, sPriPec2.1.pri, whole genome shotgun sequence:
- the LOC127586633 gene encoding neurosecretory protein VGF-like, producing the protein MIWPARSPTLLIFTLALLCPNSVGGAPLTLDGHEEQSRQVKAKESGQIAHSQQDPNMSTEDTRAPQGQMETAKTYQVRSVAASHPGAPRDPGYDEDLFKDMDAKALATILLQALKVDGEKTEPEESKRRSGAGLFSVYQGSPEEDREDTDENVKSRTRVAKTQRRDHSESRESDENNEGTLAPRNLGKLESMLQDLERYSAATKRERSSTNQQTPAHHGAKSEESKENDVLRELDAFEELVERKQGYSDYEESAEDGKGRTRYRGEDLGGQEVGRKNLEEDQANDMASELLLQYLLKGETSQEEEPHQEEEAKKSGAESGQEVDSASEEKRSDEEDGEDIDPQTIDRLIEISSKLHLPADDVIDIINDVEKKRKDSMERAESRHGGSRRKYRPDLREDNLVPRYREDKLRHRSNNDLTLQDLLSAENALDYGGMSLPVPRRYRPGQNTYPNYIRPRTYQQRHRPYYYQPVFRNGDYYDDDSQDKEEELENYIEKILLKHPEVFQ; encoded by the coding sequence ATGATTTGGCCGGCTCGCTCGCCTACTCTCCTGATCTTTACCCTCGCTCTACTATGTCCGAATTCCGTCGGGGGCGCGCCCCTCACACTGGACGGGCACGAGGAACAGTCCCGCCAGGTCAAAGCCAAGGAGAGCGGCCAGATCGCTCACTCCCAACAAGACCCAAACATGTCCACAGAAGACACAAGAGCGCCCCAGGGTCAGATGGAGACCGCGAAAACTTACCAGGTTAGGTCGGTGGCCGCTTCGCACCCGGGCGCCCCGCGGGACCCGGGTTACGACGAGGACCTCTTCAAAGATATGGACGCAAAGGCGTTGGCCACCATTCTTCTACAAGCGTTGAAGGTGGATGGGGAGAAGACGGAACCCGAGGAGTCCAAGCGTCGGAGCGGCGCTGGTCTTTTCTCGGTCTACCAGGGCTCCCCCGAGGAGGACAGGGAAGACACTGACGAGAACGTGAAGAGTAGAACTCGGGTGGCCAAGACCCAAAGGCGGGACCATTCAGAGAGCAGGGAATCGGACGAAAATAACGAAGGCACCTTGGCTCCTCGTAACCTGGGGAAGCTGGAGTCAATGCTACAGGACTTGGAGAGGTATAGCGCGGCTACAAAAAGAGAGAGGTCCAGCACAAACCAACAAACCCCGGCGCACCATGGAGCCAAGAGCGAGGAGTCCAAAGAGAATGATGTCTTGAGAGAACTGGATGCGTTTGAAGAGCTGGTTGAGCGGAAGCAGGGGTACTCTGACTATGAAGAGAGCGCAGAAGACGGGAAGGGGAGGACAAGGTACCGAGGTGAAGACTTAGGCGGTCAAGAGGTGGGCAGGAAGAATTTGGAAGAAGACCAGGCCAACGATATGGCATCGGAGTTGTTGTTACAGTATCTATTGAAAGGCGAAACGAGCCAAGAGGAGGAACCCCACCAGGAGGAAGAGGCGAAGAAGAGCGGCGCGGAGTCCGGGCAAGAAGTAGACAGCGCGTCCGAGGAGAAGAGGTCAGATGAAGAAGATGGTGAAGACATTGACCCCCAGACCATAGACAGGCTGATTGAGATCTCCAGCAAGCTCCATCTGCCGGCCGATGACGTCATTGACATCATCAACGACGTTGAGAAGAAGAGGAAAGACTCAATGGAGAGGGCTGAGAGCCGGCACGGGGGATCCAGGAGGAAATACCGCCCCGACTTACGGGAGGACAACCTTGTGCCCCGCTACCGAGAGGACAAACTGAGACACCGGTCCAACAACGACCTCACCCTGCAAGACCTACTGAGCGCCGAGAACGCGTTGGATTACGGAGGGATGTCTCTGCCCGTCCCGAGGAGGTACCGACCCGGGCAAAACACTTACCCCAATTACATCCGCCCTCGGACATACCAACAACGCCATCGTCCCTACTATTACCAGCCAGTCTTTAGGAACGGAGACTATTATGACGATGACTCCCAGGACAAGGAAGAAGAACTGGAAAATTACATTGAGAAGATCTTGCTTAAACACCCGGAGGTTTTCCAGTAA